A region of Planococcus sp. MSAK28401 DNA encodes the following proteins:
- a CDS encoding ABC transporter ATP-binding protein — MSEIKIEQLGKRYDKGALAVSDFNLHIKDEEFIVFVGPSGCGKSTTLRMIAGLEEISEGEFFIDGKRMNDVEPKERDIAMVFQNYALYPHMTVYENMAFGLKLRKFKKSEIKQRVDEAAAILGLEDYLNRKPKALSGGQRQRVALGRAIVRDAKVFLMDEPLSNLDAKLRVQMRAEISKLHNRLKTTTIYVTHDQTEAMTMASRIVVMKDGLIQQVGTPKEVYDFPENRFVGGFIGSPAMNFFEGQLIDGTFAVGNKKMAIPSKLLDMLKAEGYDNKPITLGIRPEHIHVNNEDLSGIPASEFDATITVSELTGAETILHAVYEDQEFIARVDAATTIEAGHQATLAFDMAHVHFFDAETGTRIKALERTGVTV; from the coding sequence ATGTCAGAAATTAAAATTGAGCAATTAGGCAAACGCTATGACAAAGGCGCATTGGCAGTCAGTGATTTCAATTTACATATAAAAGATGAGGAGTTTATCGTGTTTGTCGGTCCTTCGGGGTGCGGGAAATCGACCACGTTGCGGATGATCGCAGGACTGGAAGAAATCTCGGAAGGCGAATTCTTCATTGACGGAAAACGCATGAATGATGTCGAGCCGAAAGAACGCGACATCGCAATGGTATTCCAAAACTACGCCTTATATCCACATATGACTGTTTATGAAAATATGGCATTTGGGTTGAAACTGAGAAAGTTCAAAAAGTCGGAGATTAAACAACGTGTAGATGAAGCTGCCGCGATCCTCGGATTGGAAGACTACCTGAACAGAAAACCGAAAGCGCTCTCAGGAGGGCAGCGCCAGCGTGTAGCCCTTGGACGTGCCATTGTCCGTGATGCAAAAGTTTTCCTGATGGATGAGCCCTTGTCGAACTTGGACGCGAAATTACGCGTACAGATGCGCGCTGAAATCTCCAAGCTGCATAACCGTCTGAAAACAACAACGATTTACGTCACTCATGACCAAACGGAAGCGATGACCATGGCCTCCCGTATCGTGGTCATGAAAGACGGATTGATTCAGCAAGTAGGCACGCCAAAAGAAGTCTATGATTTCCCGGAAAATCGCTTTGTCGGCGGCTTTATCGGTTCACCGGCAATGAACTTCTTTGAAGGCCAGCTAATCGACGGCACTTTCGCTGTAGGGAATAAAAAAATGGCGATTCCTTCAAAACTATTGGATATGTTGAAAGCAGAAGGCTATGACAATAAGCCAATCACGCTTGGCATCCGCCCGGAACATATCCATGTTAATAACGAAGACCTGTCTGGAATTCCGGCTAGTGAATTCGATGCGACTATTACCGTATCCGAACTGACAGGTGCTGAGACGATTCTCCACGCCGTCTACGAAGACCAGGAATTTATCGCGCGGGTCGACGCAGCAACTACAATCGAAGCAGGACATCAAGCGACACTCGCCTTTGACATGGCACACGTTCATTTCTTTGATGCAGAAACCGGCACACGCATCAAGGCACTAGAACGCACAGGAGTAACCGTATAA
- a CDS encoding VOC family protein, producing MAAITHVGLAVPDLDKAIKWYRKVFDFHILAGPFEFDAETEGTESMTNDLQGPEIRKMRNVHLMSSDGFGIELFEFQDPSFSEKPPRRAGFFHIALVVDDIVETIERIVQHGGRQRSKMWNINKGKPHYLVYTEDPFGNIIELYSRNTSEMYGNR from the coding sequence ATGGCAGCAATTACGCATGTGGGACTGGCGGTGCCCGATTTAGATAAGGCAATTAAATGGTACCGAAAAGTATTCGATTTTCATATTTTGGCGGGACCGTTTGAATTTGATGCAGAAACAGAAGGCACGGAGTCGATGACCAACGATTTACAGGGGCCGGAGATTCGCAAGATGCGCAATGTCCATCTCATGTCTTCGGACGGCTTCGGAATCGAGCTATTTGAATTCCAGGACCCTTCTTTTTCTGAAAAGCCGCCGCGGCGTGCAGGATTTTTCCATATTGCCTTGGTGGTCGATGACATCGTCGAAACGATCGAACGCATTGTCCAGCATGGCGGGCGCCAGCGCAGCAAGATGTGGAATATCAATAAAGGCAAGCCCCATTATTTAGTATATACCGAAGACCCATTCGGCAACATCATTGAATTATATTCACGCAACACATCAGAAATGTATGGCAATCGTTAA
- a CDS encoding exodeoxyribonuclease III: MKLVSWNVNGLRAVMKKGFMDFFEIVDADILCVQEIKLQEGQIDLELPGYYTYWNYAQKKGYSGTAIFTKQRPLNVHYGVGLEEHDTEGRLITLEFPEFYLVNSYTPNSQHGLLRLAYRLLWEDQLLSHIQKLDLEKPVILCGDLNVAHQEIDLKNPKANKKNSGFTPEERGKISDFLGNGFVDTFRHFHPDEGGHYSWWSYRSNCREKNVGWRIDYFIASNRLIGKMKSASIHKDVHGSDHCPVELQLSNLSS, encoded by the coding sequence ATGAAGTTGGTATCATGGAATGTAAATGGCCTGCGTGCTGTGATGAAAAAAGGATTTATGGATTTTTTTGAGATAGTGGATGCAGATATTCTATGCGTTCAGGAGATTAAATTGCAGGAAGGCCAGATTGATTTGGAGCTTCCGGGTTACTATACATATTGGAATTATGCACAGAAGAAGGGCTATTCAGGGACTGCCATCTTCACCAAACAGCGTCCGTTGAATGTCCATTACGGGGTCGGTCTCGAGGAACACGATACAGAAGGCAGGCTGATCACATTGGAGTTCCCTGAATTTTATCTGGTCAATAGCTATACGCCGAATTCCCAGCACGGGCTGTTGCGCCTTGCGTACCGGTTATTATGGGAAGACCAGCTGCTTTCACATATCCAGAAATTGGACCTCGAAAAGCCTGTCATTTTATGCGGGGACTTAAACGTCGCGCATCAGGAAATCGATTTGAAAAACCCGAAAGCCAATAAAAAAAATTCAGGCTTTACGCCAGAAGAACGCGGGAAGATCAGTGATTTTCTCGGCAACGGTTTCGTGGATACATTCCGCCATTTCCATCCTGATGAAGGCGGCCATTATTCATGGTGGTCTTATCGTTCAAATTGCCGAGAGAAAAATGTTGGCTGGCGCATCGATTACTTCATCGCTTCCAACCGTCTCATCGGGAAAATGAAGAGCGCCTCGATCCATAAAGATGTACACGGATCGGATCATTGCCCGGTAGAACTGCAACTGAGCAATCTGTCATCTTAA
- the rlmN gene encoding 23S rRNA (adenine(2503)-C(2))-methyltransferase RlmN — translation MKNSIYGLTIEQLKDWFVENGQKKYRAEQVWDWLYIKRVTEFSEMKNLSKDCIELLENNFAIRTLDQAVKQESSDGTIKFLFRLQDGNLIETVLMRFKYGNSVCVTTQVGCNIGCSFCASGLLKKSRDLNAGEIVEQIMQVQAHFDAEQKEERVSHIVVMGIGEPFDNYTNLMDFLHVVNSQKGLAIGARHITVSTSGIVPKIYDYADEGLQVNLAISIHAPTNELRSRIMKINKAYPVEKLMDSIDYYLEKSNRRITFEYIMLRDVNDHVEEANKLAKLLENKRHLSYVNLIPYNSVDEHDQYQQSTPEAISAFYDALKKKGINCGVRHEQGADIDAACGQLRSKQIKKEKKPVTV, via the coding sequence ATGAAAAATTCCATCTATGGATTGACGATAGAACAATTAAAAGATTGGTTTGTTGAAAATGGCCAAAAGAAATACCGCGCGGAACAAGTGTGGGATTGGCTTTACATTAAACGTGTCACTGAATTCTCGGAGATGAAGAACTTATCGAAGGATTGCATCGAGCTTTTGGAAAACAATTTTGCGATCCGTACATTAGACCAGGCAGTCAAGCAGGAATCGTCTGATGGCACAATCAAATTCCTTTTCCGTTTGCAGGATGGCAACTTGATCGAAACAGTTCTCATGCGCTTTAAATACGGCAACTCGGTATGTGTTACGACACAAGTCGGCTGCAACATCGGCTGCAGTTTCTGCGCGAGTGGCCTGTTGAAGAAGAGCCGTGACTTGAACGCCGGCGAAATCGTCGAGCAGATCATGCAAGTACAGGCGCACTTCGATGCAGAGCAAAAAGAAGAGCGCGTCAGCCACATCGTTGTTATGGGAATCGGTGAACCGTTCGATAACTACACAAACTTGATGGATTTCCTCCACGTTGTGAACTCTCAAAAAGGGTTGGCAATCGGAGCGCGCCATATCACGGTTTCCACAAGCGGTATCGTGCCGAAGATTTACGATTATGCGGATGAAGGCTTGCAGGTCAATTTGGCAATCTCCATCCACGCCCCAACGAACGAATTGCGTTCACGTATCATGAAAATCAACAAAGCTTACCCAGTTGAAAAATTGATGGATTCCATCGATTATTACCTGGAAAAATCGAATCGCCGTATCACATTCGAGTACATCATGCTGCGCGACGTCAACGACCATGTCGAAGAAGCGAACAAGCTGGCGAAATTGCTTGAAAACAAGCGTCATTTGTCTTACGTCAACTTGATTCCTTACAACTCGGTCGATGAGCACGACCAATACCAGCAAAGCACGCCTGAAGCCATCAGTGCATTCTATGATGCATTGAAGAAAAAAGGCATCAATTGCGGTGTCCGTCACGAACAAGGCGCAGACATCGACGCTGCCTGCGGACAGCTTCGCAGCAAGCAAATCAAAAAAGAGAAAAAACCGGTAACGGTCTAA
- a CDS encoding DUF1538 domain-containing protein, whose translation MENVKSTFKEVASAILPVTIVVVLLQVLIIRLPLEALLQFLIGVVFVGTGFFLFLLGVNAGLLPIGELIGKKLPLTRKPWLIIGTGLVLGLAVTIAEPDVRVLANQIENVSGGDISRNILILSVSVGLAIFVALAMVRTLFSIPIHYMLIGGYTFVFLLSFFVPDAFIPISFDAGGVTTGPMAVPFILALGIGVASVLRSDKPSSGEGFGLIGLASIGPIIAVMLLGVLYR comes from the coding sequence ATGGAAAATGTCAAAAGTACTTTTAAAGAAGTCGCCTCTGCCATTCTTCCTGTAACGATTGTCGTCGTTTTGCTTCAAGTCCTGATCATCCGCCTACCGCTCGAAGCGCTGCTGCAATTTTTGATCGGGGTCGTTTTTGTCGGAACCGGCTTTTTCCTGTTCCTGCTCGGAGTCAATGCGGGGCTGCTGCCAATCGGGGAACTGATTGGCAAAAAGCTGCCCTTGACCCGCAAGCCATGGCTGATCATCGGGACGGGCTTGGTGCTCGGACTCGCTGTCACGATTGCCGAACCGGATGTCCGTGTGTTGGCCAATCAGATTGAGAATGTTTCAGGAGGGGATATTTCACGAAACATCCTCATCTTATCCGTTTCGGTGGGCTTGGCGATTTTTGTTGCCTTGGCGATGGTCCGGACGCTGTTCAGCATCCCAATCCATTATATGCTGATCGGTGGATATACCTTTGTCTTTCTTCTTTCCTTTTTTGTCCCTGATGCATTCATCCCGATTTCTTTCGATGCGGGCGGGGTCACGACCGGCCCAATGGCAGTGCCTTTCATTTTGGCGCTGGGCATCGGCGTCGCTTCCGTCCTGCGCTCCGATAAGCCGAGCAGCGGCGAAGGCTTCGGCTTGATCGGGCTGGCATCGATCGGCCCCATCATCGCTGTCATGCTGCTGGGGGTGCTGTACCGGTGA
- a CDS encoding CDP-glycerol glycerophosphotransferase family protein, translated as MKVFLKVSVAYILSRFYRNAKGPKIALVGGNLGEKYEDNASVFHKYVVNNHAEQVTAYWMYDPATDYAKNGRIPNAVALGSFRNYLLFFRADYTFHGHSLLYDIVPSADKFLNLNRRTVITHVSHGIEGFKKILIQKEDVPLLKRTDYFNCASRYEYELKRDKWKIPEEKLIITGFPRFDRYLPNQQPPKEMKRILMMMTWREWLFDLSREEFLESNYFRSTIGLLEHEGIRNLLKSNGIRLQIALHPFMKRFEEHFFSLADQDYGIEFLDFNHASIERSIEENDMLLTDITSVSWDFLYLNKPIIFFMFDQQEYTEKRGSYLDLDKDLYGYRSPTAEDVYNTLTYMVENNITHNEWYGKADEYIDYFDQDNCKRLAQRVMNV; from the coding sequence TTGAAAGTTTTTTTGAAAGTATCAGTGGCCTATATTCTCTCTCGGTTTTACCGAAATGCAAAAGGTCCGAAAATCGCCCTGGTGGGAGGAAACCTCGGAGAAAAATACGAAGATAATGCTTCCGTATTCCATAAATATGTGGTGAATAACCATGCAGAACAAGTCACGGCTTATTGGATGTATGACCCGGCGACCGACTATGCGAAGAACGGGCGTATCCCAAATGCCGTAGCGCTTGGCAGCTTCCGTAATTACTTGCTGTTTTTCCGCGCCGATTACACGTTTCATGGGCATTCCTTGCTTTATGACATCGTGCCATCCGCCGATAAATTCTTGAATTTGAATCGCCGGACGGTTATTACGCATGTCAGCCACGGCATCGAAGGCTTCAAGAAAATCCTCATCCAAAAAGAGGATGTTCCACTCCTCAAGCGGACTGATTACTTCAACTGTGCCTCGCGCTATGAATACGAGTTGAAACGCGACAAATGGAAAATCCCTGAAGAAAAACTCATCATCACCGGATTCCCCCGTTTTGACCGCTATTTGCCAAACCAGCAGCCACCAAAAGAAATGAAGCGCATCCTCATGATGATGACTTGGCGTGAATGGCTGTTTGACCTCTCAAGGGAAGAATTTCTCGAAAGCAATTACTTCCGCAGCACGATCGGCTTATTGGAGCACGAAGGAATACGAAATCTCCTGAAGTCTAATGGCATACGCCTACAAATCGCCTTGCATCCGTTCATGAAGCGATTTGAAGAGCACTTCTTTTCGCTTGCCGACCAGGATTACGGCATCGAATTTCTGGATTTCAACCACGCATCCATCGAGCGTTCGATTGAAGAAAATGATATGCTTCTGACGGATATCACAAGCGTTTCCTGGGACTTCCTGTATTTGAATAAACCGATCATTTTCTTCATGTTCGACCAACAGGAGTATACGGAAAAACGAGGATCTTATCTCGACCTTGATAAAGATTTATATGGATATAGATCCCCGACAGCAGAAGATGTCTACAACACGCTCACCTATATGGTTGAGAACAATATTACGCATAACGAATGGTATGGGAAAGCCGATGAGTACATCGACTATTTCGACCAGGACAATTGCAAACGCTTGGCACAACGCGTCATGAACGTTTGA
- a CDS encoding MFS transporter translates to MAKFTKPEKSWAFYDWGSSAYSIIITTAVFPLFYKAAATDAGVELADSTAYLSYTIAIFTFILAMLGPLLGTIADYEGMKKKFFTVFFLLGTVSTAMLAFVPEGQWLWLLICYVFAALGATGANLFYDAFIVDVTTEKRMNRVSAFGYGLGYIGSTIPFALAILIILLAQNEVLPLSVTNASRLAFLITAAWWILFSIPLFRHVKQKHFIKREASPVAQSFRRLSKTIREIRQYRALFLFLIAYFFYIDGVGTIISLSTAYGTDLGLSATSLLIVLFATQVVAAPFAILYGKLADRFTGKKMLYVGIFVYIIVCVYAVFIETIMDFWILAMLVATSQGGIQALSRSYFGKLVPKQNANEFFGFYNIFGKFAAITGPLLVGVTSQITGNSSLGVLSLVVLFVIGLVVLIFVPEPEPHDPIDEVAIE, encoded by the coding sequence ATGGCGAAGTTCACGAAACCGGAAAAAAGCTGGGCATTTTACGATTGGGGCAGCTCCGCATATTCCATTATCATCACAACCGCAGTATTTCCGCTTTTCTATAAAGCAGCCGCAACAGATGCCGGTGTGGAACTTGCAGATTCCACTGCTTATTTAAGCTACACCATCGCTATTTTCACGTTTATCTTGGCAATGCTCGGCCCGCTGCTCGGCACAATTGCCGATTACGAAGGAATGAAAAAGAAATTCTTCACTGTGTTTTTCTTGCTTGGCACAGTTTCAACAGCGATGCTCGCCTTCGTTCCGGAAGGACAGTGGCTGTGGCTCTTGATTTGTTATGTGTTCGCGGCGCTTGGAGCGACTGGCGCGAATCTATTCTATGATGCCTTCATTGTCGATGTCACGACTGAAAAGCGCATGAACCGCGTCTCCGCATTCGGCTATGGGCTCGGCTATATCGGTTCGACCATTCCGTTTGCGCTCGCCATCTTAATCATCCTGCTTGCCCAAAATGAAGTCCTGCCGCTATCCGTTACAAATGCCAGCCGGCTTGCCTTTTTGATCACTGCGGCTTGGTGGATCCTCTTCTCCATACCGTTATTCCGTCATGTAAAGCAAAAGCATTTCATCAAACGCGAAGCGAGCCCCGTGGCCCAAAGCTTCCGCCGGCTCAGTAAAACGATCCGGGAAATCCGGCAATACCGCGCCTTGTTCCTGTTCCTGATTGCGTACTTCTTCTATATCGACGGCGTTGGCACCATCATTTCTTTATCCACTGCCTACGGGACCGATCTTGGGTTAAGCGCCACCAGCCTGTTGATCGTTTTGTTCGCCACTCAAGTCGTGGCCGCGCCTTTTGCGATTCTCTACGGCAAGCTCGCCGATCGCTTTACCGGAAAGAAAATGCTGTATGTCGGCATTTTTGTCTATATTATCGTCTGTGTCTATGCAGTCTTCATTGAAACTATCATGGATTTCTGGATTCTTGCAATGCTGGTCGCTACTAGCCAAGGCGGCATCCAAGCCTTGAGCCGCTCTTACTTCGGCAAGCTGGTGCCCAAGCAAAATGCCAATGAGTTTTTTGGCTTCTACAATATTTTCGGCAAATTCGCAGCGATTACGGGGCCGTTGCTGGTCGGTGTCACTTCCCAGATCACCGGCAACTCCAGTTTAGGGGTTTTGAGTTTGGTCGTACTCTTTGTTATCGGCCTAGTCGTCCTCATCTTCGTTCCGGAGCCGGAGCCACATGATCCGATCGACGAAGTCGCTATTGAATAA
- a CDS encoding pentapeptide repeat-containing protein, producing the protein MKKNKKTEPMLPTELETFSFIEALDDGYVHDCRIVSEELTAGRIHFDRVKFENVRFSAGEWERSEFADVVFINCDLSNADMSRAVFHRVKFENCRLLGTDFTESTIRYTQFRECRLDYAVFGFSHISDVTFEKSVLRQADFYEVNLKNAQFLDSDLNEANFTGTFLKGADFSSSRFEDLQLTTDLLAGCKVSTDQALLFARKLGLNIIK; encoded by the coding sequence ATGAAAAAGAATAAGAAGACCGAACCGATGCTTCCCACAGAGCTAGAAACTTTTTCTTTTATTGAAGCATTAGATGATGGATATGTCCATGATTGCCGGATTGTTTCCGAGGAATTAACGGCAGGAAGAATTCATTTTGACCGGGTGAAGTTCGAAAATGTCCGTTTTTCGGCTGGTGAATGGGAACGCAGCGAGTTTGCGGATGTGGTATTCATCAATTGCGATTTATCGAATGCTGATATGAGCCGCGCGGTGTTTCATCGGGTGAAGTTCGAAAATTGCCGGTTGCTCGGCACAGATTTTACGGAAAGCACGATCCGTTACACACAGTTTAGAGAATGCCGTCTCGATTATGCAGTTTTCGGGTTTTCCCATATAAGCGACGTGACATTCGAAAAAAGTGTTTTGCGGCAAGCAGACTTCTATGAAGTGAACTTGAAAAATGCGCAGTTTCTCGACAGCGATTTAAACGAAGCCAACTTCACGGGAACTTTTCTCAAAGGTGCCGATTTCAGTTCAAGCCGCTTTGAAGATCTGCAATTGACTACGGATTTGCTCGCGGGGTGCAAAGTATCTACGGATCAAGCATTGTTATTTGCCCGAAAATTGGGATTAAATATCATAAAATGA
- a CDS encoding P-II family nitrogen regulator, translating into MNLNHRLMIAIVKRGASRDVIAAAKEAGADGATVLYAEGIGRNEKPTFLGLPATHEKDVVFIAVDGEIEFAVAEAISHAGKLGKSGYGLGFTVHLSKLLGVPHLTEREDDRKKKRGVEKMPEPKDFQLIVTIVNSGDSGQVVKAAAKAGAEGGTILEGRGTGVNEQKKFMNFTIDPEKDVVLTLVPSVFAAKVVASIEQAVDLDAPGKGIAFLIDVENVFGVNHSSLNP; encoded by the coding sequence ATGAATCTGAATCATAGACTGATGATTGCCATCGTAAAACGCGGTGCTTCGAGGGATGTCATTGCAGCGGCGAAAGAAGCTGGCGCAGATGGAGCGACAGTGCTGTATGCGGAAGGAATCGGGAGAAACGAAAAGCCCACTTTTCTCGGGCTTCCCGCTACACACGAAAAAGATGTCGTCTTTATCGCTGTTGACGGCGAAATCGAATTTGCCGTCGCAGAAGCCATCAGCCATGCCGGAAAATTAGGCAAGTCAGGTTATGGCCTCGGCTTTACTGTCCACCTCAGCAAGTTGCTGGGGGTCCCCCATCTCACCGAACGCGAAGACGACCGCAAAAAGAAGCGAGGAGTGGAAAAGATGCCAGAACCGAAAGATTTTCAATTGATTGTGACCATCGTCAATTCCGGAGATTCCGGACAAGTTGTCAAGGCAGCCGCAAAAGCCGGCGCTGAAGGCGGGACCATCCTGGAAGGGCGCGGCACCGGAGTTAATGAACAGAAAAAGTTCATGAACTTTACGATCGACCCGGAAAAAGACGTTGTCCTGACATTGGTGCCGTCCGTATTTGCAGCAAAAGTGGTTGCGAGCATCGAACAGGCAGTCGACCTCGACGCTCCAGGAAAAGGCATCGCCTTCTTGATCGACGTGGAAAACGTGTTTGGCGTCAATCATTCCTCTTTGAATCCATAA
- a CDS encoding YkuS family protein: MVKIAVEHPFTSVRDALVQKGYRAEMLEKKTDATDYDVVVVRDQEDLTDFHMSVSLVEARGRTLFEIVEEVEERLVRQGKIQSPAPMAQEHGSESGGGGGSFVAGAVTGALIGAAAGLLLAPKSGKELQEQVKAKTSDSSEKVNTSIEQAKVKADELKTKRDEKKEEKELKKQEKAIEKEAKQQDKAEEKEEKKEEKAQKEHEKAEKKVEKEVKKAEKDAGGVDVVEFGESSLGKNSDGEIKVEPTDAKKNN; this comes from the coding sequence ATGGTAAAAATTGCAGTTGAACATCCATTTACATCCGTACGCGATGCATTAGTACAAAAAGGGTATCGCGCAGAAATGCTTGAAAAGAAAACAGATGCTACAGATTACGACGTAGTGGTCGTCCGTGACCAAGAAGATTTGACGGATTTCCACATGAGCGTTTCATTAGTTGAAGCAAGAGGACGCACATTGTTTGAAATTGTAGAAGAAGTCGAAGAGCGTCTCGTGCGCCAAGGCAAAATTCAGTCGCCTGCACCGATGGCACAGGAACACGGTTCTGAATCAGGCGGAGGCGGCGGAAGCTTCGTTGCCGGCGCTGTAACAGGTGCTTTGATTGGCGCTGCAGCAGGCCTCTTGCTTGCCCCTAAGAGCGGTAAGGAATTGCAGGAGCAAGTGAAAGCAAAAACTTCGGATTCCAGTGAAAAAGTGAACACTTCCATCGAACAGGCGAAAGTGAAAGCTGATGAACTGAAGACGAAGCGTGATGAGAAGAAAGAAGAAAAAGAATTGAAGAAACAAGAAAAAGCGATTGAAAAAGAAGCAAAGCAGCAAGATAAAGCAGAAGAAAAAGAAGAGAAAAAAGAAGAAAAAGCCCAAAAAGAGCACGAAAAGGCTGAAAAGAAAGTAGAAAAAGAAGTGAAGAAAGCTGAGAAAGATGCCGGCGGCGTAGATGTCGTGGAATTCGGTGAATCATCACTCGGCAAAAACTCAGACGGCGAAATTAAAGTCGAGCCAACTGATGCAAAAAAGAATAACTAA
- a CDS encoding DUF1538 family protein, whose translation MNLHIFQGFGEVLIEVSMALLPLVVFFSVFQLFMLKLPKERVLQTGLGFVLTFFGLAFFLQGVHIGFMPFGELMGAELGEWQYRWAIIPIGFVLGFVATFAEPAVRIMNEEVDRETGGYISSQIMLYTLSTGVGLSIALSMLRILTGWSIWYFILPGYILALILIFFSTRTFIAIAFDSGGVATGPMTVTFIVSVAVGIASVTEGRDPLVDGFGMIAIVALTPIISVLVVGLLFNRKAGNQNHESES comes from the coding sequence GTGAACTTGCATATTTTTCAAGGTTTCGGTGAAGTGCTGATCGAAGTCAGCATGGCTCTCCTCCCGCTTGTCGTATTCTTTAGCGTATTCCAATTGTTCATGCTTAAATTGCCAAAAGAACGCGTGCTGCAAACCGGACTCGGCTTTGTTTTGACGTTTTTCGGATTGGCTTTTTTCCTCCAAGGCGTCCATATCGGCTTTATGCCCTTTGGCGAATTGATGGGTGCGGAACTTGGCGAGTGGCAATACCGCTGGGCCATCATCCCGATTGGGTTTGTGCTCGGCTTTGTCGCGACATTTGCTGAACCGGCTGTCCGCATCATGAATGAGGAAGTCGACCGCGAAACGGGCGGTTACATTTCCTCGCAGATTATGCTCTACACCTTATCGACAGGGGTCGGCTTATCCATCGCTTTATCGATGCTGCGGATTTTGACAGGCTGGTCAATCTGGTATTTCATCCTGCCGGGTTATATTCTCGCCCTGATCCTAATCTTTTTCTCCACGCGCACGTTCATCGCAATCGCCTTTGACTCAGGCGGCGTTGCTACCGGGCCGATGACCGTGACATTCATCGTCTCTGTGGCAGTCGGCATCGCTTCCGTCACCGAAGGGCGGGACCCGCTTGTCGATGGCTTCGGTATGATTGCCATCGTGGCATTGACGCCGATCATTTCCGTACTTGTTGTCGGTTTACTCTTTAATCGAAAGGCAGGGAATCAAAACCATGAATCTGAATCATAG